The archaeon BMS3Bbin15 DNA segment AAAAGGGTTCTCTTCTCATGACTGCCTTAACAAACAGCTTTTCCAGTTCCCTTTTATCTACACCTGAACGAAGAATCTTAAGAAAGTCGACATGATTATCGTTCCTCATCAGGCAGGGCTTAAACTCGCCATCGCTTGTTACTCTGAGCCTTGTGCAGTGGGCACAGAAGTAAGAGTTATGCATAGGTTTTATAATTTCAACCGTTGCACCATTCAGCAGGTACTGCCGTCTGCCATGCATAAACCTGCGCTCGTGAACCTCCAGAGCACGTTTCCTGAACTCATCCTCTATATTATCAAGGTCAAAGTAGTAATCTCTGAACATACTGCTGTCGCTTTTCACAAGCTCGATCAACTGTACAATAACTTCCCTGCCAGAGTAAGATTTAAGCATGGAATTTATCTCATTATCATTTATTCCCTTCATTACAACGACATTAATCTTCAACGGCGTTAACTCTGCTTCAAGGGCAGCATCTATGCCTTTTATCACAGTTTCATAAGTATCTGAACCGGTTATCCACTTAAATACGTCCGGACGTAGAGTATCAAGGCTAACATTCACCCTGTCAAGACCGGCCT contains these protein-coding regions:
- the moaA_3 gene encoding cyclic pyranopterin monophosphate synthase, with product MIKDGFGRPITSMRVSITSRCNFSCRYCHHEGMAAGSENEMTPEEIREIVAMGVRFGVKKVKITGGEPLVRKDVVDVIDRVSSIEGITDLSITTNGYYLEDYASDLKKAGLDRVNVSLDTLRPDVFKWITGSDTYETVIKGIDAALEAELTPLKINVVVMKGINDNEINSMLKSYSGREVIVQLIELVKSDSSMFRDYYFDLDNIEDEFRKRALEVHERRFMHGRRQYLLNGATVEIIKPMHNSYFCAHCTRLRVTSDGEFKPCLMRNDNHVDFLKILRSGVDKRELEKLFVKAVMRREPFFKPGSKERDMVELRTE